The following proteins are encoded in a genomic region of Cydia strobilella chromosome 19, ilCydStro3.1, whole genome shotgun sequence:
- the LOC134750281 gene encoding SH3 domain-containing protein Dlish: MAFLCPVRIRRGKKKKSSSGDSDKDLSRPGSGLSPGMGRITGSASIETLVRVGIEKEHGLSPDSKMVVLHDFAPCVDDELEVKRGQIVNVLYRENDWVYVIVAESRREGFIPHSYCAPCEHHDLKKKLPRSRSPADIQHRDVSQLSVSDGATNDGHSELGSEGEACPFSKDPSGRYVVLYTFTARDENDVDVERGEFVTVLNREDPDWYWIVRSDGQEGFIPSGFVYPAVVQANQQDNPQPPPQHSPPANPNSTVMSAVTNNTHNDGRYHGTELVMLYDYKAQAPDDLSVKRGEWVYADLTQQTVEGWLWAHAPKSRRSGFIPTAYARAPHTTTL, encoded by the exons ATGGCATTCTTATGTCCAGTGAGAATAAGACGGGGGAAGAAAAAGAAAT CAAGCAGTGGAGACTCAGACAAGGACTTATCCAGACCAGGCTCAGGGCTCAGCCCTGGTATGGGCCGGATCACTGGATCAGCAAGTATAGAGACCTTAGTGAGAGTTGGTATAGAGAAGGAACATGGTCTAAGTCCAGATTCTAAAATGGTGGTGCTGCATGATTTCGCACCCTGCGTTGATGATGAGTTAGAG GTAAAACGCGGTCAAATTGTAAATGTATTATATCGAGAAAATGATTGGGTGTATGTGATAGTGGCGGAGTCACGAAGAGAGGGCTTCATACCTCACTCATACTGTGCGCCCTGCGAGCACCATGACTTGAAGAAGAAATTACCGAGGAGTAGATCACCTGCTGATATACAACACAGAGATGTTTCACA attatcAGTCTCAGACGGTGCAACAAACGATGGGCACTCAGAGCTGGGCAGTGAGGGTGAGGCCTGTCCGTTCAGCAAAGATCCCTCGGGCAGATATGTGGTGTTGTACACCTTCACTGCCAGGGACGAAaatgatgttgatgttgaaagAGGGGAGTTTGTTACAG TTTTGAACAGAGAAGACCCAGACTGGTACTGGATCGTGCGAAGTGATGGACAGGAAGGTTTTATTCCTTCAGGATTTGTGTATCCTGCTGTGGTACAAG cGAATCAGCAAGACAACCCACAGCCGCCACCCCAACATTCTCCCCCCGCCAACCCCAACAGTACCGTGATGTCCGCCGTCACCAACAACACGCACAACGACGGCCGCTACCACGGCACGGAGCTAGTCATGCTGTACGATTATAAG GCGCAGGCGCCGGACGACCTGTCGGTGAAGCGCGGCGAGTGGGTGTACGCCGACCTGACGCAGCAGACGGTGGAGGGCTGGCTGTGGGCGCACGCGCCCAAGTCGCGCCGCTCCGGCTTCATCCCCACCGCCTACGCGCGCGCGCCACACACCACCACCCTCTGA
- the LOC134750282 gene encoding small ribosomal subunit protein uS15m, translating to MLRRLTTTIIQSRGIKHQVKFKWVRPEYVPAYKPAKSGDLEGLPPISEMSLGHEYSLSEEAKDVPESVNKIFSAAFLGNKQHNELVKQELMDRVRRHAYDDNTAETKIAKLTARIRCLQVTMEKFPRNVLAKKTVQELIDRRKKLLKYLRTYDYKKFEWLLEQLNIEYKAHPESHHKLSRKESLRRLTEMHCDDIRNEKLSNYRNLLESQQGPFLKEKLEALKFIRSEQIDLQLNITVSEQDIKKVEEQLKEWTIKDEIKQQAKKKKKNLIADLE from the exons aTGTTACGCCGCCTTACAACTACTATTATACAATCACGTGGTATTAAACATCAAGTGAAATTCAAATGGGTGAGACCCGAATATGTACCAGCTTACAAACCGGCCAAATCTGGCGACTTAGAAGGTCTTCCGCCGATTTCAGAGATGTCTTTAGGTCATGAGTATTCTCTAAGTGAAGAAGCTAAGGA tgtcCCAGAATCTGTGAACAAAATATTCTCAGCAGCGTTCTTAGGAAATAAGCAGCATAACGAATTGGTCAAGCAGGAACTGATGGACAGAGTCAGGAGGCATGCATACGATGATAATACTGCTGAGACAAAga TTGCAAAGCTTACTGCGCGAATTCGTTGTCTTCAGGTCACCATGGAGAAGTTTCCAAGAAATGTACTTGCAAAG aaaACTGTGCAAGAGCTGATAGATAGGAGGAAGAAACTGTTGAAGTATCTCCGCACTTATGACTACAAGAAGTTTGAGTGGCTCTTAGAGCAACTAAACATAGAATACAAGGCACATCCAGa gtcTCATCATAAGCTGTCTCGCAAAGAATCCTTGAGAAGACTGACAGAAATGCATTGTGATGACATTCGCAATGAAAAACTTTCAAACTACCGAAACTTGCTAGAGAGCCAACAGGGTCCCTTTCTCAAGGAGAAACTAGAAGCCCTAAAGTTTATTAGGAGCGAACAAATTGATTTGCAGCTTAATATCACTGTCTCAGAACAAGATATCAAGAAAGTGGAAGAACAGTTAAAAGAATGGACAATCaaggatgaaataaaacaacaggccaagaaaaagaagaaaaatctGATTGCCGACCtggaataa